The Papaver somniferum cultivar HN1 chromosome 6, ASM357369v1, whole genome shotgun sequence genome segment GAGCGAGCACGAACCATCAGACCACTTGAATGCATACCACTTTTCTTTGTAGTTCAAAAAACCATTTGTcttgtttttctctcttttcttgtTTTGGTTTCAGCGTTGGGCTAGTTTAGTTAAGGCTTACACTAAAGGTTGGTAATATGGTAGGCCCATTAAGGAAAATGGTCTTGAGTATATATAAGACGAACAGTCACTGATAGACATCTCTTTTTTTAATACACTAGTAGTACTCGAGACACGCACAAACTGAGGgtttttagggtttcgaaaacgAAATCGTTCCTCTCAACTCATCTTCTCCTCCGTCACCATGAGTAGATCCGGTCAGCCTCCAGATTTGAAAAAGTAAGTCTCTCACTGACTCTATGATCTTCTTTTTACGTCTCTATCTTTAtatgatttctagggttttaattTGGGTATTTTCTGTTTGCTGGTAACAGGTACATGGACAAGCAGCTTCAAAGTAAGTTTCTCGTTTTGGATTCACTATTTATTTTTTACCTCAACAGTTGGGAGTTCATGAATTATGATTAGTTCTCGTTAATAGCgattattttgtttttgggtACATTTAATTAGCTGGTTTATATTTTATTTAGGATCTAGGTTAATCATTAATATGTGTTCACCTTAAATTTTCCGATCATTCAGATAAGCATTCATCAGTTCGATATACTGTAACATTTTTTTTCAGTTTGGGTTTAAGACCTGTAGTTTTACATTCAACAAACCATGCGGGGTTTCTTTTAATATTGCCTTGATTTGGGTCTCCGTTAGAATTACTCATACTCATTTATTTGCGATGCACATTTGATAGTTGTTAATTAGTTTGATGAGTTTCTGCAGTATCGTTATGGGAACGTCGATTATCCTGAAATATATGTAGTATTTGAGCTATATTGATTAGGTTTTGGAGAAGACTAAGCTGGCAATTGAATGAGTCATAATCATAATAAAGTAGAAACAAGAACTCTTCCATAATCACAATGTATCtgcacatttttttttttgtcatctgTTTATTTCTTAGTTGCCTAGGTTCTTTCGTATATCTACAGCAATGCTTACTTATATCCTGACTTGACACTCACCATCAGGCTATTAAGGTGGATGCTAACCACTTAGTTCTGCATTTGCATAATGGTCTCTTGGGATTTGATGTTTTTTAATGTAAACATAACGGAACAGAACATGAAAATGTGCTCTACCCAATATTTTGACCCTTAAGGGTGACTATCTCCGCAACTTTTATGGTTACAATTAGGGGTCAAGCAGCAACATTTGGCAATTTGTCTAGTGACTAGGTGGGATCATAAAGTAAGCCCGTAGTTTCTGGCAGCCCATGGCTGTCCATCATTTTGCAAGTCTCCATTGTTATTGAGTGTGTGTTGTTGTTGGTAATATGACCTTGGTAATGCGATTCAGTGGTTTAGTTTAGGAGTCAGTTCTAAGTACCAACTATTATTTTGGCTTATTGTTTCTTATATGCTTAGTGTCTAatgttggttgtggttgttattttattattattgcagAACAAAAATATGAAAATCACTATACTTACCCCTTGAATTTGTTTTTTGCAGTCAAGCTGAATGCTAACCGTGTTGTGGTTGGGACTCTTCGTGGGTTTGACCAGTTCATGAATCTCGTGGTCGACAACACCGTTGAGATGAATGGAAATGACAAAAACGACATTGGCATGGTGGTGGGTATCACAACTCTTACTTTGATATATTTTTGTTATATAAACCACTGATTGGTTTTGAGTTTGTAACTGAAGATCTTGATATGGTCTTATGGAACAGGTAATCAGAGGAAACAGCGTGGTTATGATTGAAGCTTTGGAGCCTGTTAGTAAAGCACAGCAGTAGTTAATTAAGGGATTGTATCTATAGCGTGCTTGTCGTCCGCTAGCAATTTAGCATGTAGCTCTTTGACACTGACTTCTCACTAATGATAGCTGCTGCCTGCTGATGATGTTTGATCAATGAACATATTGATACCTAACTCCTTAGTCCTTACTGCTGGTTAATTAAGTTTTCAACATGTAATTGATTAGGTTTATTTCACTAATGATCATGTTGTGTCGGGTCTTACATCCTTTCTCAAAGCGGGATATCGACTTTGAACACTTAATTTACTTATCCATGGTGGGTAACTAATCGTATTCCATTTCAAATACCTCATTGTGGTACACTGGTACTTACGGGTGAACCTACAACGTCCTTCATTGGGCCGCAGCTAATCAAAGCTTAAGTGGAGAAAATAAAGTGGATATAGTAATTTGCACATGGTTTTGAGTTTGTAACCACTGGAAACCACTTAACGAAACTGCGAAAGGTGAGTAAATTAGTGGCTGTCAGCAGGATGGTTGATTCCCCTGAATTATACCTAGTTCTTTTCCCTGCATGTAGGTCTGAAGTAACTTAGATCTTCGTGTATTCTACCCTAGAATTTCCCAAGTAGCAAGTCGTCCCGAGATATAAGTTTTTACATTCTAGAATTACAGTATATTATTTTGCAAATAATCTATTACTCGATTCTGAAGttacaaagagaaagaaaaaggaaatactTGATTGTACGTTGTGCCGATGCTAAAGTTGTATGAGCAGCAGCGGATGGATGACAAACTGGATCGCTGGCGCTGCCAAAGCTGGAAAACTGGCCGATCCGGTATGATGTACTACTACCACATGAGTTGGGTGCCTACTCCAAAAATTACACAGTCAAATTTTGTAAGTCAGAAATAATATACCGATACAAATGGCCGGGAAGCATAAATGAAGCTCTGCCTGATTAGAGTGGCAGTCATTTTCCGAATATGTTTAATACCAAAAGCGCAACTGTCCATTTTGTACGTGGTTCAAATTTCACAACAATAATGAACATTGAAGCACTTTTCGATTTCCAACATTTTTTGAGTCCGTAAGTGATTGATTGCATAAAAATACACCGCAAATCAACCATACTACACCGAAATGAGGGTGAAGAGGATCATCCAAATACACCTAGAAAAGCAGGCAACGTACATGTCAAAGCCAAGCACTCAACATGCAGGTGTCTAACTCTCAACTTCTTCTTTTCTATAGGAGACACGAAAGGATTGCATTGTAAACGTTAACTGCAAAAGCTcacaatttttcataatttcagtGAAAAATTGCTAACTCCAAGCAGATGCGTTGTTCTTGCTCCGAAAAGCGATGCACTGTTCCCTATCTTCCCGATGTTGAACAAGGGAGTGAATGATGAATTGATTGTTTCCAAAGACATTTACTGAAAAGGCAAATAGAGCCTGGGGAAAGCTGAAATATCCAACCTCACCAAGGAACCTTTTCCGATTATCATACAAGAAAGAATGACATGGTTGCCTCGTAACAATAGTCAGGGTTAAGCATATCCCTGGGGCGAGAGATTAAATTGCACTCGACATTTGTTCAAACAATAAAAACGTTCAGAACTACAATTTTCCAATTGATAAACCTGGCGGGACTAAAAGCTACAAAACAAATCAAATTACCAACCCAACCCCGGGAACATTAATCATCTAAAACACTAATCAGTGCTCCCACTCTCACCTACAACAAAGATCTGTATATATTTTACATATCATTTGGTTCATGTTGAGTTGTTTTTTTAAGACAAATTTTGTTTCCTTCTGCAAGAACATCTGTTGTGGTCGAACAGTTCCATCTCTTGGTTGGTTAAACAGATGTTTTAgacagaaacaaaatattcacatTGAATGTTGGGACTCTAGAGTTTAACAATTAGACCGACGAGCGCTAGCTCACTCTTTGTTTGTTAAAATAGAGCAACATGTTTTTTGTTGCTCCCTCTTTCTTACTTGATCAACAGCTAAAATTATGGCTCCTAGATTTTCACGTGTGTCGAAACTCCTCTTTCCCGCCTACCCCTCACTATCTGTAGTAGCACATCACTTGCCATTGCCACCTTCAAAATCTCAACAGAATAACTTTCTTCTTTGCTGCAGCAAGAAAAACAGTTTTCAAGAACATTAATACCGACACGAATCAGATACAGGTCGTTCAGAATACTAAGAGTGGACAAAAGTTTGGTAAGCATCTATTAGTACAGTAAAGATGCAGTGTACCCATAGAAAATCCCCTAAAAACTCCATGAATGAGAAACAGGAACACATAACACGAGAAACCAAGAGACAACGCTAGTCTATCTAAATCAACTTACACGAAAATTAGATTCTCTTAAATTCTCTAAGAACTCTGTAATCTCCAGCTGCTTCACCACTGTAGCATGCAATTCCTAAAAAGCAAGGAAGATGTCATGAATAAAGTAGATGCATAGAAAGGGTAAGAACTCCACATATATGTCTAAAGGCTTACTCTCTTCGTCTTCTCAAGGTCAAACTCCACAGATTTGATCCGATCCAAAGAGTCCATAAGAATTTGATCCTTCTCTGGAGGGATCTCTGCAGGCTTGGTGCTAAGCTCTCCGTATATCGTCTCAAGCCTCTTCAGACGCTGCAAACATGGAAGTAGGGGATGTTCTTCCTTTATAACTTCTGCTGTAGCAGGTGGTCGGTTATCTGGACTGGGTTTTGGTTTGTTAGAGTGACTGACATTTTCCAGATGCCGCAGTCCAAATCCACAGCGTATAACATGGAAGATGGTGAGTAGCTTGGCCACAAAACCCATCAACAGACGCACAAAACTGCGGAAGCTTTTCGATTCGTCTTTTTCGTCCTTTGTGGCTATGGCTGTAGGTAAAGTACATCGATTAGCTATAGTTCTTTAATTCTCTCTTCTTAATAGTATCATCCAGCCTACAacagattttggtttttttttttttttttttgcctccaAGCATAGATTTTCAAGTACCACCCTTAAAATGAACTACATACCTCTTGCATTTGATGCTTCGTCCAAACGGTTCCCTTGACCAGTAACTCCATCTGATTGACTGCCTGAACTCCGGTCTCCTTGGTTACAGTCTACAGCTTTATCAACCATAGCAAAATGGTCATCGCAGCTGTAGTATGCAGGTGTATCCGATGCCTTCACCTGGGCACAGTTACTATTATTAAGCAATTGGTAATACGGAACTGACATCTGTAGATGCAAATTCAGGTGTTCTTTATTCACAAACCACACAGTTTATTATCATTTCTAAGTCTTCccttccaactcaaaatcaaccatacTACACACTACTAAGCTGTCTTTACCAAGAAACAAGCATTGCATAACCCTCTTTGCTTTACTTTGAAGTATCAAGACAATGACAAATAGAATCAGGAAGGGAAAAAAATTGTTTATTCATTTGCCTTAAACAGATCATGGTGAATTTACAGATAGATTAATCAGTTACTGTTACATTTCTAACGTGTTAAACATAATCACGCAAGGAAAATTAATGCCCTCTAGTTCACCTAATACATGATGGGTCGAATCTAATATTAAACActtcgatggaggaagccattacTGTTATTATTGGCATATTTAAATGTGACACAGAATCAAATATTTAAACAGTTGAGAAACTCACTTCTTCATGAACTGGAGCCAATCTCGTAAAACCAAAATTCCTGGGTCCAAGAGGAGAGCAGGGATCATCAATATCTGATCCTGATTCAGCAGTTGATGTATCACTAGTTCTTCCCTGTAACGAACAACGAACATAAGACCAAGAGAAATAAGAATAACTGACTACAGCTtggcataaaaaataaaaaaagaagtcaGAAAGCTTGCCTTCAATGGTACCATTTGAATGTGAGAATTCACTTTGTGTTCCTCATCAAATATTCGTGTAACTTGTCTTACAAAAGTTCCATCTGTGTTATGTACAATCTACAGAAGGTAGGTAAAGTTCAGTCAGAAAGTTTTTTCCTGTTGACCTACATGATTCAATCTACTCCACAGTATCATATTCCCTAATCAGTTAGACAAACCTTCAAACACACAGTAAAGTTACCTTCATTATCTCATGATCATTCCATGGTCCTTTATTAGACCTGAGGCACCCTCCTTCAGCCGAACATGTACAAGAACCACCCAAGAACTCAGGTAATTGGCTGAAAGAATATAACATCAGATCACATGCAGCCTAGATCAAGTAATTGCGAAATAGTAATATTCGAACAGAGAAATATACAGACCTCGAATCAATAACTTCCAGGAGTTTACCAAGCGACTTTGGTTCCAACACCTGCAATTTCAAAATTCAAGGCCGCTCATAACTTGAGAAATACAAGGAACAATAAAACTACACAATGTCCATGAGTTTTAAGGGGATTACTTGTATCTTTGAAAGAGTTTTTGGGTCAAGAAACTTCTTTGCGGTGCCATAGAGCATCTTGAAGCCAGAACCAGCATTAACGATGAACATTCTATGTAAGGTCTGCATACAAGACAAGTATAGAATTATTAATATGCCTAAACTCGTGAGTAAAAAGTTTAGGGATGGTAGAACATCAGGACAAGCTGTATTACAGGTTTAACTAGTCATGTCGTGTTGAGTTGTTGTATTTTGGTTTTGTAGTGACTAGTGAAGTCCCTGTTGTGTTTCTCTCTTCTTTTGTAATGTTCTTTGGTGTTCAGTAAGTGATTTTTTATcgagcaaaaacaatttttttgagATAATTAACTCCGTAATAAGCCAAGTACCTCAGGAAAATAGTTGCCATCTATCTTCGCCATACCGGCCAAGAGATCTGCTGCAGTTCTGCTGAAATTCTTTATGCCCTGCTTCCCACAAGGTGTATACCAGTTAAGTGTTTCCATTTGCAAAGTGTACTCATCATCGAATACAATTCATCTCAGAAGTAAGAtaggaaaaataaaaaaccaGTTGGCTGGTTGGGGAAGGAGGGTGGCTGACAACAAAAACACATACCAGCCCTTGCACATCCaagattgttgttgttgaacCGATGTGTCTCTTTGCTGCAATCGAACATGCAGGAAATTTCTCTCGCAGAGCCTTCTCAAACTCTTGTACATGGTACTTTAAATATCTCTCAACTGTGGTAATACGCATTAGCTTACCCGGGTGAGCTCTCCCAAGCCTCTCGATATAGACTGGTCTTCCTTCTTTATCAACACCGTGATAACCTTGAGGGTAGTATTGCAAAACTTCTTCCAGTTCTTCGAATTGGAAGTCCTTCACAGAGATTCGATTTTTCATTAGTTAAAAGAGCAAAgggtattagaaaaaacaaagcATGACCAGAACTAATGGAACCTCGTTGAAGTTCTAGACCAGTCATAACGATAGATAAACTAGCTCTAAACATCTAGGTATGGTTCAAGTATAGCATATATAAGACCCAGGTAAAAAATCTTCACCTCTAGTATGGTGTCTGTCCCGTACTCTTTTCTCCATTGAAGCATTTCCTCCCACATTTCAATCGTTTTTTCAATATTCAAGTCTCTGGCTCTCAAAAACCTGTATGAGCAGAATCAAATGTTGGAGGAGCACACAAATCAATGAAACGAAATAGAAGTCAAAACTAATTCCACTGAGAGAAAAGCAAGGAAAATCAATTGCTTCCATATTTCCATTTTCCCTAATTCTATAAAAATTGTGTACTAAAAACAAGCTTGTAAATCAAATAAACATACAAGAGTGTAATGATAGAGAAATTAACCTCAACAATGTATGATAATCATCGTGCCGCGGTGGTAATGAACCACGGGCAAAAAGTTTCTGGCGCAATTCACGCACCACACTCTCCTCCTTTGCATCTCTTATATCCTCTATGGAAACTGAGGGAACTCTATAATCAATTTTCCTTTTCCCTCTCTTTTTAAGAGAGTGTGTGAACTTGTTTGAAGCATTTATCGCCTTCTTTCTTAAAGCTCCCATTTTAGTCCGTCGTCTTTCATCTTCCGAGTTCTCCACATCTGACCTCCGTTCTTTTATTTCATCATGTGTGCTCATTCCTTCCAGGCCTTCAACATAACACAATAGAGTAAGTTTCGAAGCAGATCAAACATGAGACATCACTACTCTGCTGACTACTACATCTCATACTGAATTTGATTCCATCTGCTCTTGACTTGAAACTAACAGATATGGATCTCAGCTTACCTGACATTATTTcgtgaggttgaaacaagaaattCAGGCCTTGGGCTTTAAAGAACTAACTCTGTTCACCAAAACGCATTGCCATTAAGATGCATGACGAtgatcaacagcagcagctaaaCCTACAAAACAGAGGttattataatttttgaaaatcccaGTTCTCACTTTCTTCTCTACTTTCCCTTCCTCCTCTGAAAGTATTtaatttaaacaaaaaaaaagtgataGTATTTGATCAAATCAGATACTAAAAATGGTAGAATTTGAGCTGAAATACGGAGTAAAAAACGGACctttttctttcaaaaatcaaaaaaggaaaaaaaaaatctacgaaACAGAGATCGCTCTTCCTAATAAGCCCCGTTTTCAACAAAATTAAATTAGAAACCGTTTAAATTCAATTTTTTCTTAATCTTCCTCTACTGTTACACTGTCTGATTTCTGAAACTGAAAATACATTGAATTCGTTCCCATAAACTCCAGAAGAAAATTAATCGACAAAATTTGAGATAAATATAAATTCCGTAAGTTTCGCAAAAACGCGAAACACGAGATCTTATTCTAAACAGAATGACACGTACATTACCTcaaaaagaaaccctaatttgagagaGCTGAAATTTGAACCtctttgagcaatatttgaaaagaagaaaaaaaaaatatgttgtttgatcgtgagctgcaaaaataaaaataatcaaattaCCCGAAATCAAAATCTCGaaaggttttagatttttttgaaGAGATGTGGAGGGAGATCTCTAAAGtctaagataataataataaatctctGAAAATGAGGAAGAGAAAAATTCGAAGGTTCGGGCGCTAGTTTGGTGATTAGCACCAccgtttcttttgtttgtttttctctcttctttttttttcttgttgtggTTTGCCTGTGCTGCCAGCCACCTTTACTCTCTACTTAATATACCTACGTGTCATTTCACTTCTTTTCACAAAAATCGGGCCGACGGTCAAAAAATCGGCGAGTAAAACTTACTTACAACAATTACGTTTCATTtccatttgatttgatttgatttgaatgTTGCGTAAAAAACATAGAAAGATACAAGAACCATGGCAAGAACATGCACCCTTAATTAGCTAGCACCGTTACAGCCCCCACTAGTGTGATATGTAGGGCTAACCGTATCTTTTGTTAGCATCTAAATAGAAACGGGTCTACACAAATTTAACTTCCGAAGTGTGAAATTAGTTACTTCAATAAGGGCTAAAAAATAATTTCGCCTGTCATTTTCTTCTCGTCGACATATTTGAAAGAAAGAATTGATAGATTTTCTACCCGCTAAATTAATGGATTACAGTTTGAAAACTTAATTAACCAGCATTCAGTAAGGAGTTAGGTACGAATATGTTCAATCATCATCAGCAGGCAGCAGCTATCTTTAGTGAGAAGTCGGTGTCGAAGAGCTACATGCTAAATTGCTAGCGGCAGACAAACGCGCTTATAGATACAATTCCTTCTTCCTCCTACGTCTATCTATATGTATGTATGCCTAGTTGCATGCTCCTGCAATCCTGCATGTCACGCAACATCGTTATCATGATCAGATCAGATCTGATCATGATCTTTCCCTATCTGAAACACCAGGTTGAGTCGTCTGTAAACATTTATAGTTTTGGGATTGGGAATTTGATGTCTCGTCGACCTATTAATTACTAGTAACTGACGACGACGACTGTTTAGAAACATTCTGTCGAGGTTGGTTTATTAATTACTACTCGTACACGACAAAACAAGAGATCGTTGCTTACCTCCCAGCACTCGTGAAAGGCAAACACCCACTTTTCTGAAATGGAGTTATTTATTTCCTCGATGAGagaaatcatgattcagagagaCAAGTTTTCCCCGTGATTCTCTGGTCTCTTACTGACAAGATTCATGCTTTACTCCGGCGTTACACCGCACAGTCCACAGTCTACTCTACGATTAAAGCAAAGATATGGAGTATTTGTTTATTCTTTCTCTCTGCTGCAACTACTAGTATTTAATTCTGTTTTTTTACTTCCCTGTACGGTTATTTCATTCTTTTATCATTCGTTGGGAGAGGTAGCAGTAGCATTGATGAATCAGTGACTGGTCACTCAGTTCGCTCGGATACAAAAATAGCAATCCCGTTGATCCAAGGTCAACTCAACTTATAATTGGAACTGGTTTGTTCGCATCGATTGCGCATTCAATTTGAGAGATGGGACAGATAGGACTTTGGGAGATAGGGAGCAGGTGCTCGGCCGTATTGGAAGTAGTTTGTCCGCATTAATGCCATGGGTTGTACTATGAGCCGACCTATGTAGTCGATCTCAGCCGAGATCTCAACGATTATTCCGGTTTTGGCCAAAGAAAAGCCGATATCGACAATCTCTCTGAGACGAGTTATCACCGAAAAAACCTCTCCACCTTGACTGAAATTTCGGCcgaaattttatgttttttttttctttaactgTTTCATCGATTCAGAAGCTTTTTAATTTTCATCGGCTGCATGAATcccttttcttttattattaaaaCTCAAGTGGTGAAGATTTTTACCGTACCAAAGAATTCGAAGGAATCAAAATTCtaagaaatcaaaaaaaataaaataataaaaagataacAATCGATAAATCAATTTAATTACAAAACATGATCGACCCATCATCATaacataatcaaaaccctaaatttgtatACACTCATATGAATTACAATATCATTTagcatttaaaaaaaataaaaaaactctaATTTGTATATATACATAGCAGAAATTTCTTAAAATACTCAACTCAACTAGTACATCCATATTTATGAGACCGAAATCAGCTAGTACATCCATATAATTCAAAGAAGAAACACTCACCGTAAGAGAGTTTGGGTATGAGAGAAAGAGACTTGATTCTCCCTGgtaaaaaaacgaagaagaaagtgatAGTATATTCCTCCGAAGGGTGTACAGGTGGTGCGGTGCATGAGAGTTGAGTGCCCAAGCTTTGcacatattagtacaaaaatctaTGTTGTTCTACATATATAAATATTACGAGTAAAATGTTAAGTCCGAAATTTCACCCGGTCATCTCGGCGAGATGGTTTTGTATCGGTGTCTTGGGCCCAGGTGAGGCAGTCCGAGATACGAAATTAACTACATTGGAGCCGACTATGTGCATCCATTGACATTGGTACAGAATTAACCACATTGGAGCCGACCCATATGTGCATCCATTGACATTCTAAAAGGAACATTATAACCTTCTTACAATCATTAAGGTTTCTTTATCTGCGAGTATGATGAGTTTTTATTATATGTGAGCATGTTTGTATGTAACTGAATGAGTATGTTCTGTGATAT includes the following:
- the LOC113285828 gene encoding probable small nuclear ribonucleoprotein G, coding for MSRSGQPPDLKKYMDKQLQIKLNANRVVVGTLRGFDQFMNLVVDNTVEMNGNDKNDIGMVVIRGNSVVMIEALEPVSKAQQ
- the LOC113288274 gene encoding phosphatidylinositol/phosphatidylcholine transfer protein SFH13-like, with protein sequence MSGLEGMSTHDEIKERRSDVENSEDERRRTKMGALRKKAINASNKFTHSLKKRGKRKIDYRVPSVSIEDIRDAKEESVVRELRQKLFARGSLPPRHDDYHTLLRFLRARDLNIEKTIEMWEEMLQWRKEYGTDTILEDFQFEELEEVLQYYPQGYHGVDKEGRPVYIERLGRAHPGKLMRITTVERYLKYHVQEFEKALREKFPACSIAAKRHIGSTTTILDVQGLGIKNFSRTAADLLAGMAKIDGNYFPETLHRMFIVNAGSGFKMLYGTAKKFLDPKTLSKIQVLEPKSLGKLLEVIDSSQLPEFLGGSCTCSAEGGCLRSNKGPWNDHEIMKIVHNTDGTFVRQVTRIFDEEHKVNSHIQMVPLKGRTSDTSTAESGSDIDDPCSPLGPRNFGFTRLAPVHEEVKASDTPAYYSCDDHFAMVDKAVDCNQGDRSSGSQSDGVTGQGNRLDEASNARAIATKDEKDESKSFRSFVRLLMGFVAKLLTIFHVIRCGFGLRHLENVSHSNKPKPSPDNRPPATAEVIKEEHPLLPCLQRLKRLETIYGELSTKPAEIPPEKDQILMDSLDRIKSVEFDLEKTKRELHATVVKQLEITEFLENLRESNFRQRRKLFC